One segment of Micromonospora parathelypteridis DNA contains the following:
- a CDS encoding DUF3040 domain-containing protein translates to MPLSEHEQRLFEQIERSLAEDPKFASAVRASDPRFHARRRLLVAAGVIIAGLALLVYGAVIKTPPLAVAGFVVMLASAAYAVQSHRRAQSPDLHVVGGTTSRRRPRGGRSGRRSSILDRMEDRWRQRPEGHR, encoded by the coding sequence GTGCCGCTCTCGGAGCACGAGCAGCGGCTGTTCGAGCAGATCGAGCGGTCGCTTGCCGAGGACCCCAAATTCGCCTCGGCCGTGCGCGCCAGCGATCCGCGCTTCCATGCGCGGCGTCGCCTGCTCGTCGCTGCCGGCGTGATCATCGCTGGCTTGGCTCTACTGGTCTACGGCGCGGTGATCAAGACTCCACCGTTGGCGGTGGCGGGCTTCGTCGTCATGCTGGCGTCGGCCGCGTACGCGGTGCAGTCGCACCGACGGGCGCAGTCACCCGACCTGCACGTGGTGGGCGGCACGACGAGTCGTCGCCGTCCGCGCGGTGGCCGATCCGGTCGCCGGTCGTCAATCCTGGACCGCATGGAGGACAGGTGGCGGCAGCGCCCGGAGGGGCACCGCTGA
- a CDS encoding DNA polymerase IV — translation MGRSQSLPRGDDPRFGPDADDSGSPILHVDMDAFFAAVEVRRRPELRGRPVIVGGVGPRGVVSSASYEARRYGVRSAMPTSQARARCPHAVFLPPEFTAYTAASRAVMQIFRDVTPLVEPLSLDEAFLDVAGARRLFGSPATIARLIRRRVAEEQELTCSVGVAPSKFVAKLGSTRAKPDGLLVVPSGQVLDFLHPLPVDALWGVGERAAEALRRLGLATVGDLAEAPVGMLRRAVGAASATHLHELAWGRDSRRVSPEHVDKSIGAEVTFDVDVADPLEIRRALLALSAKVGVRLRGSGQVGRTVSLKVRLADFRTVSRSRTLDVPTDTAREMFDTVWALYTALDPGERIRLVGVRVEGLAAAVGAPRQLTLGAPERGWREAEAAADAAAARFGRSVIGPASLMGDRDPRRKENPPHP, via the coding sequence ATGGGCCGCAGTCAGTCGTTGCCCCGGGGCGACGATCCGCGCTTCGGGCCGGACGCCGACGACTCCGGCAGCCCGATCCTGCACGTCGACATGGACGCCTTCTTCGCCGCCGTCGAGGTGCGCCGCCGACCCGAGTTGCGCGGCCGGCCGGTCATCGTCGGCGGGGTCGGGCCGCGCGGGGTGGTCAGCTCGGCCAGCTACGAGGCCCGCCGTTACGGCGTGCGCAGCGCGATGCCGACCAGTCAGGCCCGGGCCCGCTGCCCGCACGCGGTCTTCCTGCCACCGGAGTTCACCGCCTACACGGCCGCTTCCCGGGCGGTCATGCAGATCTTCCGGGACGTCACCCCGCTGGTCGAGCCGCTCTCCCTCGACGAGGCGTTCCTCGACGTGGCCGGCGCCCGCCGGCTCTTCGGCTCCCCGGCCACCATCGCCCGGCTGATCCGCCGCCGGGTCGCCGAGGAGCAGGAGCTGACCTGCTCGGTCGGGGTGGCGCCGAGCAAGTTCGTGGCCAAGCTGGGCTCCACCCGGGCCAAGCCGGACGGCCTGCTGGTCGTGCCCTCGGGGCAGGTGCTCGACTTTCTGCACCCGCTGCCGGTGGACGCGCTGTGGGGGGTGGGGGAGCGGGCCGCCGAGGCGCTGCGCCGGCTCGGCCTGGCCACCGTCGGCGATCTCGCCGAGGCACCGGTGGGCATGCTCCGCCGAGCGGTCGGTGCCGCCTCGGCGACGCACCTGCACGAGCTGGCCTGGGGACGAGACTCGCGCCGGGTCAGCCCCGAGCACGTCGACAAGTCCATCGGTGCCGAGGTGACCTTCGACGTCGACGTGGCCGACCCGCTGGAGATCCGCCGCGCGTTGCTCGCGCTCAGCGCGAAGGTCGGCGTGCGGTTGCGGGGCTCCGGACAGGTCGGGCGCACCGTCTCACTCAAGGTGCGGCTGGCCGACTTTCGCACCGTCAGCCGCTCGCGCACCCTCGACGTGCCCACCGACACCGCCCGCGAGATGTTCGACACGGTCTGGGCGCTCTACACCGCACTCGACCCGGGTGAGCGGATCCGACTCGTTGGTGTCCGGGTGGAAGGGCTCGCGGCGGCGGTGGGCGCGCCTCGGCAACTCACCCTCGGCGCGCCGGAGCGTGGCTGGCGTGAAGCGGAAGCTGCCGCCGACGCCGCTGCTGCCCGTTTCGGGCGGTCCGTCATAGGTCCGGCCAGTCTGATGGGCGACCGTGATCCCCGTCGGAAGGAAAATCCACCCCACCCGTAG
- a CDS encoding alkaline phosphatase family protein has protein sequence MIAEPGGGPAPLEVLGPDHGGGRIADVLPSALAVLGVPGAADPLGLVPALAGVRRIAVLLVDGLGWYQLPTAAPYAPTLAGLAATVARPLIAGFPSTTPTSLVSLGTGVAPGAHGVLGFTVRVPGTDRVLTHTDWAADPSPLRWQPVPTQLERARAAGVTVTVVSRPEFGGSGLTLAANRGGDFQGAAGGDAVAAAMLAALSAGSGPTLVSGYHADLDRHGHLSGVDSAPWRVAATEVDAMLAQLVDGLPPDAALLVTADHGQLDVPAAHRFDLDTDPRLRAGVRLVAGEARVRYLHVEPGAVDDVLAAWSEVLGAAARVRTRAEMVATGWFGPVPEEHLGRIGDVVVTCNDTYAVMASRTERPMASKLVAYHGSDTAAELTVPLLVVRG, from the coding sequence ATGATCGCCGAGCCGGGTGGCGGGCCGGCGCCGCTGGAGGTCCTCGGGCCGGACCACGGCGGCGGCCGTATCGCCGATGTGCTGCCCAGCGCGCTCGCCGTGCTGGGCGTGCCCGGTGCGGCCGATCCGCTCGGGCTCGTTCCCGCGTTGGCCGGGGTACGCCGGATCGCCGTGCTGCTGGTCGACGGGCTCGGTTGGTACCAGTTGCCGACCGCCGCTCCGTACGCGCCGACCCTCGCCGGGCTCGCGGCGACGGTGGCCCGGCCGCTCATCGCCGGCTTCCCGTCCACCACCCCGACCAGTCTGGTGTCGTTGGGCACCGGCGTCGCGCCGGGCGCGCACGGGGTGCTCGGCTTCACCGTGCGGGTGCCCGGCACCGATCGGGTGCTCACCCACACCGACTGGGCAGCCGACCCGTCGCCGTTGCGCTGGCAGCCGGTGCCCACCCAGTTGGAGCGGGCCCGCGCCGCCGGCGTGACGGTCACCGTGGTGAGTCGGCCGGAGTTCGGCGGCAGCGGGTTGACCCTGGCCGCCAACCGGGGCGGCGACTTCCAGGGGGCCGCCGGCGGGGACGCGGTGGCCGCCGCCATGCTGGCCGCGCTGTCCGCCGGCTCCGGGCCGACCCTGGTCTCCGGCTACCACGCCGACCTGGACCGGCACGGTCATCTCAGCGGCGTCGACTCGGCGCCCTGGCGGGTCGCCGCCACCGAGGTGGATGCCATGCTCGCCCAACTGGTCGACGGGCTGCCGCCGGACGCGGCACTGCTGGTGACCGCCGACCACGGGCAGCTCGACGTACCCGCCGCGCACCGCTTCGACCTGGACACCGATCCGCGGCTGCGGGCCGGGGTGCGGCTGGTGGCCGGCGAGGCCCGGGTGCGTTACCTGCACGTCGAGCCGGGCGCGGTCGACGACGTGCTGGCCGCCTGGTCGGAGGTGCTGGGCGCCGCGGCGCGGGTACGCACCCGTGCCGAGATGGTGGCCACCGGTTGGTTCGGGCCGGTGCCCGAGGAGCACCTGGGCCGGATCGGCGACGTGGTGGTGACCTGCAACGACACGTACGCGGTCATGGCCAGTCGCACCGAGCGGCCGATGGCGTCGAAGTTGGTGGCGTACCACGGGTCGGACACCGCCGCCGAGCTGACCGTGCCGCTGTTGGTCGTGCGCGGCTGA
- a CDS encoding methyltransferase domain-containing protein — protein sequence MTTRLDRVEQTRGRFAGPPLTPRTAVIWSVLRAELDRRGDTELTVLDVGGGTGGFAVPLARAGHRVTVVDASPDALAALTRRAAEAGVADRIAAVQGDGDALAGLVEPAGVDLVLCHAVLEVVDDPTPVVAALATALRPGGAASVLVAGRAAAVLGRAMNGHLDVAAALAADSAGTAGPRDTLRRRYDAPGAAALLGAAGLVVEEIHGVRVLADLLPAAVADGQSAALVELERALAAQPPYRDLAAQLHLFARRPA from the coding sequence CTGACCACTAGGCTCGACCGGGTGGAGCAGACCCGAGGCCGGTTCGCCGGGCCGCCGCTGACACCCCGCACCGCCGTGATCTGGTCGGTGCTCCGCGCCGAGCTGGACCGGCGCGGCGACACCGAGCTCACCGTGCTGGACGTCGGCGGCGGCACCGGCGGTTTCGCCGTCCCGCTGGCCCGCGCCGGGCACCGGGTCACCGTGGTCGACGCCAGCCCTGACGCGCTGGCCGCGCTCACCCGCCGGGCCGCCGAGGCCGGGGTGGCCGACCGGATCGCCGCCGTGCAGGGCGACGGTGACGCGTTGGCCGGGCTGGTCGAGCCGGCCGGCGTCGACCTGGTGCTCTGCCACGCCGTGCTGGAGGTGGTCGACGACCCGACGCCGGTGGTGGCCGCGTTGGCCACCGCGCTGCGTCCCGGCGGCGCGGCCAGTGTGCTGGTGGCGGGCCGGGCCGCCGCCGTGCTGGGCCGCGCGATGAACGGGCATCTGGACGTCGCGGCCGCGTTGGCCGCCGACTCGGCTGGCACCGCCGGGCCGCGGGACACCCTGCGCCGCCGCTACGACGCCCCGGGCGCCGCCGCGCTGCTCGGCGCCGCCGGGCTGGTGGTCGAGGAGATCCACGGGGTACGCGTGCTGGCCGACCTGCTGCCGGCCGCGGTCGCCGACGGGCAGTCCGCCGCCCTGGTCGAGTTGGAACGTGCGCTGGCCGCCCAACCGCCGTACCGGGACCTGGCCGCCCAACTGCACCTGTTCGCCCGCCGGCCGGCATGA